A stretch of the Pelmatolapia mariae isolate MD_Pm_ZW linkage group LG23, Pm_UMD_F_2, whole genome shotgun sequence genome encodes the following:
- the LOC134620250 gene encoding indian hedgehog B protein-like: MLLSTLVTCLAGCAFLLSPVSEGCGPGRGNGKRRPPRKLVPLAYKQFTPNVGEKTLGASGRYEGKITRNSERFKELTPNYNPDIIFKDEENTGADRLMTQRCKDRLNSLAISVMNLWPGVRLRVTEGWDEDGHHSEESLHYEGRAVDITTSDRDRNKYAMLARLAVEAGFDWVYYESKYHIHCSVKSDHSVAAKSGGCFPGEALVKLESGSQKLVSDLRPGERVLVSSGSDGSGELVFSEVLTFLDRDPKTRKLFYTLQTEAGAQLSLTAAHLIFVSKENCSEGAVPARNALRTVYASDAQPGQCVLVSEGKAGQKHREGRLSRISRVTVKEMKGVFAPLTQQGTVVVDGVVASCYAVVDQHSLAHWAFAPLRLIHSWTRTTGGHSDGIHWYSQLLHWLGRKLLDSGCLHPLGVAQDNR, from the exons ATGCTGCTCTCGACGCTGGTGACGTGCCTCGCCGGGTGCGCGTTCCTCCTGTCACCGGTCAGCGAGGGGTGCGGACCGGGCAGAGGCAATGGCAAGAGGCGGCCGCCGCGGAAGCTGGTCCCTCTCGCCTACAAGCAGTTCACCCCCAACGTGGGCGAGAAGACGCTGGGAGCCAGCGGGAGATACGAAGGGAAAATTACCCGGAACTCCGAGCGCTTCAAGGAGCTCACCCCCAACTACAACCCCGACATCATCTTCAAGGATGAGGAGAACACAGGTGCAGACCGCCTGATGACGCAG CGCTGCAAAGACAGGCTGAACTCTCTGGCCATCTCGGTGATGAACCTCTGGCCCGGGGTCCGGCTACGGGTCACCGAGGGCTGGGATGAGGACGGCCACCACTCGGAGGAGTCGCTGCACTACGAGGGCCGGGCGGTGGACATCACCACGTCGGACCGGGACAGGAACAAGTACGCCatgctggcacggctggcagtgGAGGCTGGATTCGACTGGGTCTACTACGAGTCCAAATATCACATCCACTGCAGTGTCAAGTCAG ACCACTCAGTGGCGGCTAAGTCTGGAGGTTGTTTCCCTGGTGAGGCCTTGGTCAAACTGGAAAGTGGAAGTCAGAAGCTCGTCAGCGATCTGCGACCCGGTGAGCGAGTCCTCGTCTCGTCAGGCAGTGACGGTAGCGGTGAGCTTGTGTTCAGTGAGGTCCTGACTTTCCTCGATCGGGACCCCAAGACCCGGAAACTCTTTTACACCCTGCAGACTGAAGCTGGGGCTCAGCTCTCACTCACTGCCGCCCACCTGATATTTGTGTCTAAAGAGAACTGCTCAGAAGGGGCGGTGCCAGCCCGCAATGCCCTCAGGACTGTGTACGCCAGCGATGCCCAGCCGGGACAGTGTGTGCTGGTGTCAGAGGGTAAAGCGGGACAGAAGCACAGGGAGGGGCGTCTGTCTCGGATCAGCCGGGTGACAGTAAAGGAGATGAAAGGGGTGTTTGCGCCGCTGACCCAGCAGGGGACGGTGGTGGTGGACGGGGTGGTGGCGTCCTGCTACGCAGTGGTGGACCAGCACTCCCTTGCTCACTGGGCCTTTGCCCCACTCAGGCTGATCCACAGCTGGACTCGGACCACTGGGGGCCACAGTGACGGGATCCACTGGTACTCGCAGCTTTTACACTGGCTGGGGAGGAAGTTGTTGGACTCAGGATGCCTCCACCCGCTGGGAGTGGCTCAGGACAACAGGTGA